One segment of Haloplanus natans DSM 17983 DNA contains the following:
- a CDS encoding MAC/perforin domain-containing protein, whose amino-acid sequence MSSEYEPPEDLESWRDGVKLPGTDQVGRGYNVFEGEYLPDANAMREPLFDLGEYEEDSTLTDRKYYKRERVDVLPRGLGEFTNTEGLTVQEYQRNLAVSVGIEGESAVGFGLLSGAISAQFATSHMQLASAYFLSRHNNIHKATLRLPSGFRNLLTDEAKSDLTRMPPMDLFDKYGTHFLRSLIIGAQAEFRVTTNTAEIRDDMDIDVAAKMSYEYLTGRVEAEAAVEYRERHRELQRHSHLLLVTRGGKEEYGDEIIEKGTYKQWTESIEGNLAVVALPHTNDHRSSNSNRPLQPIWELPDDDKRREELHAAFEEYAERFESLPEPTIAPVYGYSTKKPKNGYSVTEPKRWYFSRSRSEMASGGWGLLTEPFFYVSTEPGEGRVPVYRHSAPKPIRYKLSVEQRPGHRWSNETEPVWYAYPPKSGDAPGRVAIFGHTNPNKGHKGVSGWYYNTRDQAHGWDREELTFYADVVKFGE is encoded by the coding sequence GTGAGTTCCGAGTACGAACCGCCCGAGGACCTCGAGAGCTGGCGTGACGGGGTCAAGCTCCCGGGGACGGATCAGGTTGGACGCGGCTACAACGTCTTCGAGGGCGAGTACCTGCCGGACGCGAACGCGATGAGGGAACCCCTCTTCGACCTCGGAGAGTACGAGGAGGACTCGACGCTGACCGACCGGAAGTACTACAAGCGGGAGCGAGTGGACGTACTGCCCAGAGGCCTGGGAGAGTTCACGAATACTGAGGGACTAACCGTACAGGAATACCAGCGGAACCTTGCAGTGTCGGTCGGCATCGAGGGGGAGTCCGCGGTCGGGTTCGGGTTGTTGAGCGGGGCCATCAGCGCCCAGTTTGCGACATCGCACATGCAGCTCGCCTCGGCGTACTTCCTTTCGCGTCACAATAACATCCACAAGGCCACGTTACGCCTGCCCAGCGGATTCCGGAACCTGCTCACCGACGAGGCCAAGTCGGACTTGACCCGGATGCCCCCCATGGACCTGTTCGACAAGTACGGCACACACTTCCTCCGCAGTCTGATCATCGGGGCACAGGCCGAGTTCAGGGTCACGACCAACACGGCAGAGATACGCGACGACATGGATATCGACGTGGCAGCTAAAATGTCATACGAATACCTCACTGGGCGGGTGGAGGCCGAGGCGGCCGTCGAGTACCGCGAGCGCCATCGGGAATTGCAGCGTCACTCCCACCTCCTCCTGGTGACACGGGGCGGGAAGGAGGAGTACGGCGACGAGATCATCGAGAAGGGAACCTACAAGCAGTGGACCGAGAGCATCGAAGGGAACCTGGCCGTCGTCGCGCTCCCGCACACCAACGACCACCGCTCCTCGAACAGCAACCGTCCCCTCCAGCCGATCTGGGAGCTCCCTGACGACGACAAACGTCGGGAGGAACTCCACGCGGCGTTCGAGGAGTACGCGGAGCGGTTCGAGTCGCTGCCTGAACCGACCATCGCGCCGGTCTACGGGTACTCGACGAAGAAACCGAAGAACGGCTACTCGGTCACCGAGCCGAAACGCTGGTACTTCTCCCGGAGCCGATCCGAGATGGCCAGCGGGGGCTGGGGCCTGCTGACCGAACCGTTCTTCTACGTCTCCACAGAACCCGGCGAGGGGAGAGTGCCCGTCTACCGGCACTCCGCCCCGAAACCGATCCGGTACAAGCTCTCGGTTGAGCAGCGCCCAGGACACCGCTGGTCCAATGAGACTGAACCCGTCTGGTACGCCTACCCTCCCAAATCGGGCGATGCACCGGGACGGGTCGCGATATTCGGCCACACGAACCCGAACAAAGGCCACAAAGGCGTGTCGGGCTGGTATTACAACACCCGTGATCAAGCGCACGGGTGGGACAGGGAAGAGCTGACCTTCTACGCCGACGTGGTGAAATTCGGCGAGTAA
- a CDS encoding ribonucleotide-diphosphate reductase subunit beta, with translation MPIINNDAEHDPNKILPIDYDWAREYYEAGVNNNWVPDEIPMQDDITQWNGDALSDGERQLVEWNLGFFSTAESLTANNIVLAMYDYVTAPECRQYLLRQAYEEAIHTDTFIYCCDSLGFDPEYLYGMYDRVPSIKQKDEFVVDLTRVINKEDFTIETDEDLRNFLRDLVGFYVIMEGVFFYAGFAMMLGLKRRNKMVGVGQQFEYIMRDESLHLGFGVDLINQIRTENPGVWTEQFGDEVVDLITEAVELEKIYAHEACPDDILGMSSEQFAEYVEHIADRRLGQLDLSEQYGTDNPFPWMSEQVDLNKEKNFFETQVTEYQSGGSLDW, from the coding sequence ATGCCCATCATAAACAACGACGCCGAACACGACCCGAATAAGATACTCCCGATCGACTACGATTGGGCCCGCGAGTACTACGAAGCCGGTGTGAACAACAACTGGGTGCCGGACGAAATCCCGATGCAAGACGACATCACCCAGTGGAACGGCGACGCCCTCTCGGACGGCGAACGACAGCTCGTGGAGTGGAATCTCGGCTTCTTCTCGACGGCCGAGTCCCTCACCGCGAACAACATCGTCTTGGCGATGTACGACTACGTCACGGCCCCCGAATGCCGTCAGTACCTGCTCCGGCAAGCCTACGAGGAAGCCATCCATACGGACACGTTCATCTACTGTTGTGATTCGCTCGGATTCGACCCCGAGTACCTCTATGGAATGTACGACCGTGTCCCGTCTATTAAACAGAAAGACGAGTTCGTGGTCGACTTGACGCGGGTAATCAACAAGGAGGACTTCACCATCGAAACGGACGAAGACCTCCGCAACTTCCTTCGTGATCTCGTCGGTTTCTACGTCATTATGGAGGGAGTATTCTTCTACGCTGGGTTCGCGATGATGCTCGGCCTGAAACGCCGGAACAAGATGGTCGGCGTCGGCCAACAGTTCGAGTACATCATGCGTGATGAGTCGCTCCACCTCGGGTTCGGCGTGGACCTCATCAACCAGATTCGAACCGAGAATCCCGGCGTCTGGACCGAGCAGTTTGGCGACGAAGTCGTCGACCTGATCACCGAAGCCGTCGAATTGGAGAAGATCTACGCTCACGAGGCGTGTCCGGACGACATCCTCGGGATGAGTTCGGAACAGTTTGCCGAGTACGTCGAACATATCGCCGACCGACGACTCGGACAACTCGATCTGTCCGAACAGTACGGGACTGACAACCCCTTCCCGTGGATGTCCGAGCAGGTCGATCTGAACAAGGAGAAGAACTTCTTCGAGACGCAGGTGACCGAATACCAGAGCGGGGGCAGCCTCGACTGGTAG
- a CDS encoding ribonucleoside-diphosphate reductase subunit alpha codes for MSQQSTATTPDIRSIIDRARTDLETNLTTADWNDLVAEIERNLYDDAPADEVYQAVVQALTARVEREPRLKRVAAAVFRQRYYREILGDDLTGFELDRAYREAFVTNLRRAVDLDLLDERLTERFDLDDLAEYLELDRDRKFEYMAMETLYQRYFLKTEQNGEHLELPQAFWMRVAMGLAIQEGDPQSRAKEFYDVLSKLEFTPSTPTLFHSGSTHPQLSSCYLTTVQDDLEDIFDSYKHHAQLSKWSGGLGNDWTNLRSAGALIESTGVESTGVVPFLRISNDVTAAINRSGKRRGAACAYLACWHLDFPAFTDLKRNTGDERRRTPDMNTAAWIPDLFMKRVENGEQWTLFSPDEVPDLHDRSGEAFEKRYREYERRADEGELRQYDRVDAEDLWRKILTRLFETGHPWLTFKDPCNVRSPQDHVGTVHSSNLCTEITLNTSADEHAVCNLGSLNFATHVRNGELDREYLVETIETAMRMLDNVVDLCFYPTDEAERSNMQHRPIGLGTMGFHDALMQLEIPMDSEEAVEKANRWQEFVSYHALLNSSKLAAERGPYPSYEGSKWDRGLLPQDTVDLLEEERGREIPTEREETLDWYVVREHIEEHGMRNSNTMAIAPTATVSTINGTTPSIEPLYSNLYVKSNMSGDFTIINDQLVEDLRELGLWDEEMIDRIKYHDGSIQRIDAIPDGLKRLYRGAFEIDPRHQLQLTAHRQTWIDQSVSHNVFFPSTDGSLLTDVYETAWELGLKTTYYLRTLGASQIEKSTLDMSEYGKTQRRDDASSEALESDGGHPTDEGDLCRVEDPTCEACQ; via the coding sequence ATGAGTCAGCAATCCACCGCGACGACACCCGATATCCGATCGATCATCGATCGGGCACGCACAGATCTCGAAACGAACCTAACCACCGCAGACTGGAACGACCTCGTCGCCGAAATCGAACGAAATCTCTACGACGATGCCCCCGCCGACGAGGTGTATCAGGCCGTCGTTCAAGCCCTAACTGCACGAGTGGAACGCGAGCCGAGGCTCAAACGCGTCGCAGCCGCGGTCTTCCGACAGCGATACTACCGGGAGATACTCGGTGACGACCTCACTGGATTCGAGCTCGACCGCGCGTATCGGGAAGCCTTCGTCACGAACCTCCGACGTGCCGTCGACCTCGACCTCCTTGACGAGCGCCTCACGGAACGGTTTGATCTGGATGACCTCGCCGAATATCTCGAACTCGATCGCGACCGGAAGTTCGAATATATGGCGATGGAGACGCTGTACCAGCGGTACTTCCTCAAGACCGAACAGAACGGGGAACACCTCGAACTCCCGCAGGCGTTCTGGATGCGGGTCGCTATGGGGCTCGCGATCCAAGAGGGCGATCCCCAATCGCGGGCCAAGGAGTTCTACGACGTGCTCTCGAAACTGGAGTTCACGCCCTCGACGCCGACACTGTTCCACAGCGGCTCGACCCATCCACAGCTCTCTTCGTGTTACCTGACGACGGTCCAAGACGATTTGGAAGACATCTTCGACTCGTACAAACACCACGCACAGCTTTCGAAGTGGAGCGGCGGGCTCGGCAACGACTGGACGAATCTTCGGTCAGCCGGTGCGCTCATCGAGAGTACTGGCGTCGAGTCGACCGGAGTCGTGCCGTTCCTCCGTATCAGCAACGACGTCACTGCGGCGATCAACCGATCCGGAAAACGGCGCGGGGCTGCGTGTGCGTACCTCGCCTGCTGGCATCTCGATTTCCCTGCGTTTACCGATCTCAAGCGCAACACGGGGGACGAGCGTCGCCGCACGCCGGATATGAACACGGCCGCGTGGATACCGGACCTCTTCATGAAGCGCGTCGAAAACGGCGAGCAGTGGACGCTATTCAGCCCCGACGAGGTCCCGGACCTGCACGACCGCTCCGGTGAGGCGTTCGAAAAGCGATACCGCGAGTACGAACGGCGGGCCGACGAGGGGGAGCTCAGACAGTACGACCGCGTCGATGCCGAGGATCTCTGGCGGAAGATTCTCACGCGACTGTTCGAGACGGGCCACCCGTGGCTGACGTTCAAAGACCCCTGCAACGTTCGCTCTCCACAGGACCACGTCGGGACGGTCCACTCTTCGAATCTCTGCACGGAAATCACGCTCAACACCAGTGCAGACGAGCACGCCGTCTGCAATCTGGGGAGCCTCAACTTCGCGACCCACGTCAGGAACGGCGAACTCGACCGGGAGTACCTCGTAGAGACCATCGAGACGGCAATGCGGATGCTCGACAACGTCGTCGACCTCTGTTTCTACCCGACCGACGAAGCCGAGCGCTCGAATATGCAACATCGGCCGATCGGCCTCGGGACGATGGGCTTTCACGACGCCCTGATGCAACTGGAGATTCCGATGGATTCCGAGGAGGCGGTCGAAAAAGCCAATCGCTGGCAGGAGTTCGTCTCCTACCACGCGCTCCTCAATTCCTCGAAGCTCGCGGCGGAACGCGGCCCGTACCCCTCGTACGAGGGGTCGAAGTGGGACCGCGGCCTACTCCCGCAAGACACCGTCGACCTCTTGGAGGAGGAACGTGGCCGTGAGATTCCGACCGAACGGGAGGAGACGCTCGACTGGTACGTCGTTCGCGAACACATCGAAGAACATGGAATGCGGAACTCGAACACGATGGCCATCGCCCCGACGGCGACCGTCTCGACCATCAACGGGACGACGCCCTCGATCGAGCCCCTCTACTCCAATCTATACGTGAAGTCGAATATGTCGGGTGATTTCACGATCATCAACGACCAACTCGTCGAGGACTTGCGAGAACTGGGCCTCTGGGACGAGGAGATGATCGACCGCATCAAGTACCACGACGGGTCGATTCAGCGGATCGATGCTATCCCGGACGGGCTGAAGCGACTGTACCGAGGGGCCTTCGAGATCGATCCGCGTCATCAGCTTCAGCTGACCGCACACCGACAGACGTGGATCGACCAGTCCGTCTCACACAACGTGTTTTTCCCGTCGACCGACGGGTCCCTCCTCACCGATGTGTACGAGACGGCGTGGGAACTGGGCCTGAAAACGACCTATTACCTCCGAACGCTCGGGGCGTCCCAAATCGAGAAGTCCACGCTGGATATGTCCGAGTACGGGAAGACCCAGCGTCGCGATGACGCCTCGTCCGAGGCCCTCGAATCCGATGGTGGTCACCCAACCGACGAGGGCGACCTCTGTAGAGTCGAGGACCCTACCTGCGAGGCTTGTCAGTAA
- the nrdR gene encoding transcriptional regulator NrdR, whose protein sequence is MDCPDCGTDRTRVVDTEPSADGASVRRRRECRQCTFRFTTYERPEWDSLQVKKRDGTIEPFDRAKLRAGIERAVEKRDVSETRVTSLVDDIESTLQGRETRIVSSSLVGEHVSDRLRDIDKVAYIRFVSVYKAFSEPEEFLRELDAVLDAEVDDFEPATRDD, encoded by the coding sequence ATGGACTGCCCGGACTGCGGGACCGACCGAACACGCGTCGTCGATACCGAGCCCAGTGCCGACGGAGCGTCCGTCCGACGCCGCCGTGAGTGTCGACAGTGTACGTTCCGCTTTACCACCTACGAACGTCCGGAGTGGGATTCCCTCCAGGTGAAAAAACGCGACGGTACCATCGAGCCCTTCGACCGTGCGAAACTTCGCGCGGGCATCGAACGTGCCGTGGAGAAACGCGACGTGTCCGAGACACGCGTGACGAGTCTCGTCGACGACATCGAGAGCACGCTCCAAGGTAGAGAGACGCGCATCGTCTCGTCGAGTCTCGTCGGCGAACACGTCTCCGATAGATTACGCGATATCGACAAGGTCGCGTATATCCGATTCGTCTCGGTCTACAAAGCCTTCTCCGAACCGGAGGAGTTCCTCCGTGAACTCGATGCGGTCCTCGATGCGGAAGTAGACGACTTCGAACCAGCGACGAGAGACGACTGA
- a CDS encoding FAD:protein FMN transferase, producing the protein MLGSPASVYERLGDTRHEFECCDTTFRVHVTGARADAAATAARETAESLEAQLDAFDAASAVSQLDHDGEVANEHVARIVRRGLEYNDRTDGAFDIHQGRVERNLKTFLRGECDTPPTEFDTGTVRTSGSHVTTDVELDLNGLAKGYIVDRASEALAGLGRRGFVSGGGDMSPPTGPVAVESPYGDDTPLKILDTDWYVATSGRYRRSRDGTDHIYDSTTESIGARHESVTVVARRDCMEADALATTLAALSLEDTKALAAEWEGLEALVVHDGVFHTTEGFDTHVLDT; encoded by the coding sequence ATGCTGGGATCGCCCGCCTCGGTCTACGAACGGCTCGGAGACACACGCCACGAGTTCGAGTGCTGTGATACGACGTTTCGGGTCCACGTGACGGGCGCCCGGGCCGACGCCGCGGCGACTGCGGCTCGAGAAACGGCCGAGTCACTCGAAGCGCAACTGGATGCCTTCGATGCGGCGAGTGCCGTCAGCCAGCTCGACCACGACGGCGAGGTGGCGAACGAACACGTCGCCCGTATCGTCCGCCGCGGACTCGAATACAACGACCGAACCGACGGGGCGTTCGATATCCATCAGGGCCGCGTCGAACGGAACCTCAAAACGTTCCTACGCGGTGAGTGTGACACACCTCCAACGGAGTTCGATACCGGAACCGTCCGAACCAGTGGGTCTCACGTCACTACCGACGTCGAACTCGACCTCAACGGTCTCGCGAAAGGGTACATCGTCGACCGAGCCAGCGAGGCACTCGCGGGTCTCGGTCGACGCGGGTTCGTCAGTGGTGGCGGCGATATGTCCCCACCGACGGGCCCGGTCGCCGTCGAAAGTCCGTACGGCGACGACACGCCGCTGAAGATCCTCGATACGGACTGGTACGTCGCAACGTCCGGCAGATATCGGCGCTCGCGAGACGGCACGGACCACATCTACGACTCGACCACCGAGTCGATCGGAGCGCGTCACGAGTCCGTTACGGTCGTCGCACGCCGAGACTGCATGGAGGCCGACGCCCTGGCGACGACGCTCGCTGCGCTTTCACTCGAAGACACGAAGGCCCTCGCGGCGGAGTGGGAGGGGCTGGAGGCACTCGTCGTCCACGACGGTGTCTTTCATACGACGGAGGGGTTCGACACGCATGTCCTGGACACGTAA